A DNA window from Candidatus Bathyarchaeota archaeon contains the following coding sequences:
- a CDS encoding NAD+ synthase, producing MKLTNKLLQINPATTQQKITRFIKDYINKTKTKGIVLGISGGIDSATTAVLATKAIGPNKVLGLYMPEEETYNKTDHKHVKLLAEKFKFKLKTIDLTQTLSILYKTIPDYNPKDKLSRGNLKVRTRMLVWYYYANRQNRIVAGSSDKSETMIGYYTKWGDAAADISPIMDLYKTQVRQLALHLSIPPAIAKKPSTPGLWPNQTAEEEIGLKYEILDLILYGLEHFMPTKSIAKQLHLPAKTIATVKKRWLQTEHKRQMPLTTKLQYRTINADFRLARVTEVV from the coding sequence ATGAAATTAACAAACAAACTACTCCAAATCAACCCAGCAACCACGCAACAGAAAATCACACGCTTCATCAAGGATTACATAAATAAAACCAAAACAAAAGGGATAGTCCTAGGCATCTCAGGAGGAATAGACAGCGCCACCACAGCCGTCCTAGCCACAAAAGCCATAGGCCCTAACAAAGTCTTGGGTTTATACATGCCAGAAGAGGAAACCTACAACAAAACTGACCACAAACACGTAAAGCTCCTCGCTGAAAAATTCAAATTCAAATTGAAAACCATCGATCTCACTCAAACTCTAAGCATTCTATACAAAACCATCCCAGACTACAACCCAAAAGACAAACTTAGCCGAGGCAACCTCAAGGTTCGAACCCGCATGCTTGTCTGGTACTACTATGCCAACCGCCAAAACCGCATCGTTGCAGGCAGCAGCGACAAAAGCGAAACAATGATAGGCTACTACACCAAATGGGGAGACGCAGCCGCAGACATCTCCCCCATCATGGATCTATACAAAACCCAAGTCCGGCAACTCGCCCTCCACCTAAGCATACCACCAGCAATAGCAAAAAAGCCATCAACCCCGGGCCTCTGGCCAAACCAAACCGCAGAAGAAGAAATCGGCCTAAAATATGAAATCCTCGACCTAATCCTCTACGGCCTAGAACACTTCATGCCCACCAAATCAATAGCAAAACAACTACATCTACCCGCCAAAACAATCGCAACCGTTAAAAAAAGATGGCTACAAACAGAACATAAAAGACAAATGCCCCTAACAACCAAACTCCAATATCGAACTATAAACGCCGACTTCAGACTCGCCCGTGTAACAGAGGTAGTATAA